A genomic segment from Sulfuritalea hydrogenivorans sk43H encodes:
- a CDS encoding MFS transporter encodes MNATARPGVMLGLGVAIAAYLLSFFHRVAPAAISGDLQATFAIGGAQLGTLAATYFYVYTVMQIPTGVLADTLGPRRILWWGGLVAGVGAILFGLAPSFELAFVGRTLVGLGVSVTFIAMLKLLALGFDERRFATLTGLCMLIGNLGSILAGAPLAWATQAAGWRQVFVVVGLLSFGLAFASRAWVIETPAGKVDRTAWLTGLVSVLKNRATWPGFFANTGLSGAFFAFAGLWAVPYLTQMHGMTRATASSHVSIYFLGFAFGSALWGRVSDALGKRKAVALAVSGLHVLGWGVWLWATWRAAGALPLAATYALCIVMGLASAGFTLSWASAKEVNPPQLSGMATSVVNVGVFLGPAILQPAVGWLMERTWDGRMEAGVRIYSATDWRNGLLLLTVAAVAGWFATLLVRETGCRNVWKAREEK; translated from the coding sequence ATGAACGCCACAGCACGCCCCGGCGTCATGCTTGGCCTCGGCGTGGCGATTGCCGCCTACCTGCTGTCCTTCTTTCACCGCGTCGCACCCGCCGCGATTTCCGGCGACCTGCAGGCGACCTTCGCCATCGGCGGCGCGCAGCTCGGCACGCTGGCGGCGACCTACTTCTACGTCTACACGGTGATGCAGATTCCCACCGGGGTCCTCGCCGACACCCTGGGCCCGCGCCGCATCCTCTGGTGGGGCGGGCTGGTGGCCGGGGTCGGCGCCATCCTGTTCGGGCTCGCGCCGAGTTTCGAGCTGGCCTTCGTCGGCCGCACCCTGGTCGGTCTCGGCGTGTCGGTGACTTTCATCGCCATGCTCAAGCTGCTGGCGCTGGGTTTCGACGAACGCCGTTTCGCCACGCTGACCGGGCTGTGCATGCTGATCGGCAACCTGGGGTCGATCCTGGCCGGCGCACCGCTGGCCTGGGCGACGCAGGCCGCCGGCTGGCGCCAGGTGTTCGTCGTCGTCGGTTTGCTGTCGTTCGGCCTGGCGTTTGCCAGCCGCGCCTGGGTCATCGAAACTCCGGCGGGGAAGGTGGATCGAACAGCCTGGCTCACCGGCCTGGTGTCGGTGCTGAAAAACCGCGCCACCTGGCCGGGCTTCTTCGCCAATACCGGCCTGTCCGGAGCCTTCTTCGCCTTCGCCGGACTCTGGGCGGTGCCCTACCTGACGCAGATGCATGGCATGACGCGCGCCACCGCATCCAGCCATGTGAGCATTTACTTTCTCGGCTTCGCTTTCGGTTCGGCCTTGTGGGGGCGGGTGTCGGACGCACTGGGAAAGCGCAAGGCGGTAGCACTCGCGGTCTCCGGCCTGCACGTTCTGGGCTGGGGCGTCTGGTTGTGGGCGACGTGGCGGGCCGCTGGCGCATTGCCGCTGGCGGCCACCTATGCGCTATGCATCGTGATGGGCCTGGCCTCGGCGGGCTTCACGCTGTCATGGGCCAGCGCCAAGGAAGTCAATCCGCCGCAACTCTCGGGCATGGCCACCAGCGTGGTGAATGTCGGCGTCTTCCTCGGCCCCGCCATTCTGCAGCCGGCGGTCGGCTGGCTCATGGAACGCACCTGGGATGGCAGAATGGAAGCCGGCGTCCGCATCTATTCGGCCACCGACTGGCGCAACGGCCTGCTGCTGCTGACCGTGGCCGCTGTGGCCGGCTGGTTCGCGACGCTGCTGGTGAGGGAGACGGGTTGCCGCAACGTATGGAAGGCAAGGGAAGAAAAGTGA
- a CDS encoding 2-hydroxyacid dehydrogenase yields the protein MVKQKILVAREVFPEVLERLRQHFEVDDNQADAILGVEGLKVRLADKAGALTAATDPVTADVIAAAPALKAICNFAVGYNNIDLAACSRAGVMATNTPGVLDDTTADLAWALLMATARRLPAAERWLRNGEWQGWQFIQWLGSDVHHATLGILGMGRIGQAVARRALGFDMKVIYHNRTRLPADKEDACRARFVDRDTLLRESDFLVLLLPYSPESHHTIGAAELALMKPTAHLINVARGGIVDDEALISALRQRRLAGAGIDVFEGEPKYNPGFLELDNVALTPHIGSSSRATRMAMAMRAADNLIAALSGQRPPNLLNPEVMG from the coding sequence ATGGTGAAGCAGAAAATTCTGGTCGCGCGCGAAGTCTTTCCCGAAGTGCTGGAGCGCCTGCGCCAGCACTTCGAGGTCGATGACAACCAGGCCGATGCCATCCTCGGCGTCGAAGGCCTCAAGGTCCGGCTCGCCGACAAGGCGGGCGCGCTGACCGCGGCCACCGATCCGGTGACGGCGGATGTGATCGCCGCGGCGCCGGCCTTGAAGGCGATCTGCAACTTCGCCGTCGGCTACAACAACATCGACCTCGCCGCTTGTTCCCGGGCGGGGGTGATGGCGACCAACACGCCGGGCGTGCTCGACGACACCACGGCCGACCTGGCCTGGGCGCTGCTGATGGCCACGGCGCGACGCCTGCCCGCCGCCGAACGCTGGCTGCGCAACGGCGAGTGGCAAGGCTGGCAGTTCATCCAGTGGCTGGGCAGCGACGTGCATCACGCCACGCTGGGCATTCTCGGCATGGGGCGCATCGGCCAGGCGGTGGCAAGGCGGGCGCTGGGCTTCGACATGAAGGTGATCTACCACAACCGGACCCGCCTGCCGGCCGACAAGGAGGATGCCTGCCGCGCCCGCTTCGTGGATCGGGACACGTTGTTGCGCGAATCCGACTTTCTCGTATTGCTGCTGCCCTATTCGCCCGAAAGCCATCACACCATCGGCGCCGCCGAACTGGCACTGATGAAGCCCACCGCGCACCTGATCAACGTCGCCCGCGGCGGCATTGTCGATGACGAAGCGCTGATTTCGGCGTTGCGCCAGCGCCGACTCGCGGGGGCCGGCATCGACGTGTTCGAAGGCGAGCCGAAGTACAATCCGGGCTTTCTCGAACTCGACAACGTGGCCCTGACTCCGCATATCGGCTCTTCGTCCCGCGCCACGCGCATGGCGATGGCGATGCGCGCCGCCGACAACCTGATCGCCGCCCTTTCCGGTCAGCGGCCGCCCAATCTGCTCAATCCCGAAGTGATGGGGTGA
- a CDS encoding efflux RND transporter periplasmic adaptor subunit → MNERTEYRLLPKGLLLLLRMALVSVLAGVMPASVSFMSESAWAGTVSPGGMPDAPAEVPSQNAGETSVVVQLRAVDLGFPVEATVEAVRQATVAAQIAGRVMEIRVDAGQRVKQGELLMQLDAREAAGSDASARASLAQASAAYERTKNLHDRKFVSQAALDQAAAAMKAAQGAAVASGAGLSHGSVTAPIAGLVAQRHVEPGEMAAPGRPLITVFDPKGLRVIASLPQYKLADLKKAVRARIEFPETGRWIDASRVEILPTVDPRSHTATARLYLPENIDGVVPGSYARAHFTIGQAQKLTVPPAAVLRRGEVTAVYVLDAKNGARLRQVRLGEAVSGGELEVLAGINSGERISLVPLKAGIELKTSASH, encoded by the coding sequence ATGAACGAACGAACCGAATACCGTCTCCTCCCCAAGGGCTTGCTCCTCCTCCTCCGGATGGCCCTTGTTTCAGTGCTCGCCGGCGTGATGCCGGCGAGCGTTTCTTTTATGTCCGAGTCCGCCTGGGCGGGGACGGTATCCCCTGGTGGAATGCCTGACGCACCGGCGGAAGTTCCCTCGCAGAATGCGGGGGAAACCAGTGTCGTGGTGCAACTTCGAGCGGTGGATCTGGGCTTTCCGGTCGAGGCTACGGTGGAAGCGGTGCGTCAAGCCACGGTGGCGGCGCAGATTGCAGGCCGGGTGATGGAAATCCGGGTCGATGCCGGGCAACGGGTGAAGCAGGGCGAGCTATTGATGCAGCTTGATGCGCGTGAAGCCGCGGGCTCCGACGCAAGCGCACGGGCTTCCCTGGCGCAAGCCAGTGCCGCCTATGAGCGCACGAAGAATCTTCATGACCGGAAGTTCGTCAGTCAGGCAGCGTTGGATCAGGCTGCCGCAGCCATGAAGGCGGCGCAAGGTGCCGCTGTTGCGTCCGGCGCAGGCTTGTCGCACGGCTCCGTGACGGCGCCGATCGCCGGATTGGTGGCGCAGCGCCATGTCGAGCCCGGGGAGATGGCGGCGCCGGGCCGGCCGTTGATTACCGTGTTCGACCCCAAGGGCCTGCGCGTGATCGCCAGCTTGCCGCAGTACAAACTGGCCGATCTGAAGAAGGCAGTGCGCGCCCGTATCGAGTTTCCCGAAACCGGACGCTGGATCGATGCGTCGAGGGTGGAAATACTGCCGACGGTGGATCCGCGCAGCCACACTGCGACGGCACGACTTTACCTGCCGGAAAACATTGACGGTGTTGTCCCCGGAAGTTACGCCCGGGCCCATTTCACCATCGGCCAGGCGCAGAAGCTTACTGTTCCGCCGGCAGCCGTCCTGCGCCGGGGCGAGGTCACCGCGGTTTATGTCCTGGACGCGAAGAACGGTGCCCGCCTGCGCCAGGTTCGCCTCGGCGAGGCCGTGTCGGGCGGGGAGCTTGAAGTGCTGGCGGGAATCAACTCCGGTGAGCGCATCAGCCTCGTGCCCTTGAAGGCCGGTATCGAGCTGAAGACGTCCGCGTCGCACTGA
- a CDS encoding cytochrome D1 domain-containing protein: protein MKYQAGDSPMGKVEMHQNINPKAPPMTKAEFEQAKEIYFQRCAGCHGVLRKGATGKPLTTDKTLASGTEYLKVFIKYGSPAGMPNWGTSGELNDAQVDLMARYVQQEPPTPPEWGMKEMLASLKVTVPPSQRPTRKMNNLDLANLFSVTLRDAGEIALIDGATKKIVKVLKTGYAVHISRMSKSGRYLYVIGRDARINLIDLWMTEPTNVAEIKVGLEARSVETSKYKGYEDKYAIAGTYWPPQFVIMEGDTLKPLKIESTRGMTVDTQEYHPEPRVAAIVGSHYNPEFIVNAKETGKILVVNYKDLNNLKITSINAARFLHDGGFDSTGRYFMVAANASNKIGVVDTKEDKLAALIDVGKIPHPGRGANFVHPKFGPVWATSHLGDETVSLIGTDPKKHKDQAWKVVQTIKAQGGGSLFIKTHPKSKNLWVDTPLNPEANVSQSIAVFDINNLEKGFEVLPIGEWAGIKDDGAKRIVQPEYNKAGDEVWFSVWSAKDKTSALVIVDDKTRKLKAVIKDPKLITPTGKFNVHNTQHDVY, encoded by the coding sequence ATGAAGTACCAGGCCGGGGATTCGCCCATGGGCAAGGTGGAAATGCACCAGAACATCAACCCCAAGGCACCTCCCATGACCAAGGCGGAGTTCGAGCAAGCCAAGGAAATCTACTTCCAGCGCTGTGCCGGCTGTCATGGCGTGTTGCGCAAGGGCGCCACGGGCAAGCCGCTGACCACGGACAAGACCCTGGCCTCCGGCACCGAATACCTGAAGGTTTTCATCAAGTACGGCTCCCCCGCCGGCATGCCGAACTGGGGCACCTCGGGTGAACTGAACGACGCACAAGTCGACCTGATGGCACGCTATGTCCAGCAGGAGCCGCCGACCCCGCCGGAATGGGGCATGAAGGAAATGCTGGCTTCGCTGAAGGTCACCGTGCCGCCGAGCCAGCGTCCGACCAGGAAAATGAACAACCTCGACCTCGCCAACCTGTTCTCGGTCACCCTGCGTGACGCGGGCGAGATCGCCCTGATCGACGGCGCGACCAAGAAGATCGTCAAGGTCCTCAAGACCGGCTACGCCGTGCACATTTCGCGCATGTCGAAATCCGGGCGCTACCTCTACGTGATCGGACGCGATGCCCGCATCAACCTGATCGACTTGTGGATGACTGAGCCGACCAACGTCGCCGAAATCAAGGTCGGCCTCGAAGCACGCTCGGTGGAAACCTCCAAGTACAAGGGTTACGAAGACAAGTACGCGATCGCCGGTACCTACTGGCCGCCGCAGTTCGTGATCATGGAAGGCGACACGCTGAAGCCGCTCAAGATCGAATCGACCCGCGGCATGACGGTGGATACGCAGGAATACCATCCGGAACCGCGTGTGGCCGCCATTGTCGGCTCGCACTACAACCCGGAGTTCATCGTCAACGCCAAGGAAACCGGCAAGATTCTGGTGGTCAATTACAAGGATCTGAACAACCTCAAGATCACCAGCATCAACGCCGCGCGCTTCCTGCATGACGGCGGCTTCGATTCCACCGGTCGCTACTTCATGGTTGCCGCCAACGCCTCGAACAAGATCGGCGTGGTCGACACCAAGGAAGACAAGCTGGCGGCGCTGATCGACGTCGGCAAGATTCCGCACCCGGGTCGCGGCGCCAACTTCGTGCATCCGAAGTTCGGTCCGGTCTGGGCCACCAGCCACCTCGGCGACGAGACGGTCAGCCTGATCGGCACCGATCCGAAGAAGCACAAGGACCAGGCCTGGAAAGTGGTGCAGACCATCAAGGCACAGGGCGGCGGCTCGCTGTTCATCAAGACCCATCCGAAGTCGAAGAACCTGTGGGTCGATACGCCGCTCAATCCGGAAGCCAATGTCAGCCAGTCGATTGCCGTGTTCGACATCAACAACCTGGAGAAGGGTTTTGAAGTCCTGCCGATCGGCGAATGGGCCGGCATCAAGGACGACGGCGCCAAGCGCATCGTCCAGCCCGAGTACAACAAGGCTGGCGACGAAGTCTGGTTCTCGGTATGGAGCGCGAAAGACAAGACTTCCGCCCTGGTGATCGTCGATGACAAGACGCGCAAGCTGAAAGCCGTGATCAAGGACCCGAAGCTGATCACGCCGACCGGCAAGTTCAACGTGCATAACACCCAGCACGACGTGTATTGA
- a CDS encoding response regulator, with the protein MAKIILLIDDDPVVLEALNECLRPHYQTRIATCGQKGLELARMQPQPDLILLDVELPDMKGYDVCASLKRAPLTNPIPVMFLSSHTDVADITHGLGLGAVDYVTKPVAPPILLARVQTHLRLREAHEWLQDQNAHLESLVSKRTHDLEARTQELQHSQDLTIFALGSIAETRDNETGNHIYRTSAYVEVMARRLAARSSWQDAMAASEWEMIWKSAPLHDIGKVGIPDHILMKPGKLTAEEFEVMKRHPVLGRDAIRSAEIRVKSDGSFLRVASEIAYGHHERWDGKGYPQGIGGDEIPLSARLMALADVYDALISKRIYKPAMPHAKAVEVIREGRGSHFDPEVLDAFLELAGEFDAIAVRFSDNASEGD; encoded by the coding sequence ATGGCGAAGATCATTTTGCTGATTGATGATGACCCGGTGGTTCTGGAGGCCCTCAACGAGTGCCTGCGGCCTCACTACCAGACCCGTATTGCCACCTGCGGACAAAAGGGGCTGGAGCTGGCACGCATGCAACCCCAGCCCGATCTGATCCTGCTCGATGTCGAACTGCCCGACATGAAGGGCTATGACGTCTGCGCCTCGCTCAAGAGGGCTCCGCTGACGAATCCGATTCCGGTGATGTTTCTGTCGAGCCATACCGACGTAGCCGACATCACCCATGGCCTCGGACTTGGCGCCGTGGACTATGTGACCAAACCGGTGGCGCCGCCCATCCTGCTGGCACGGGTGCAGACCCATCTGCGACTGCGGGAAGCTCACGAGTGGCTGCAGGACCAGAATGCCCATCTCGAATCCCTGGTCAGCAAGCGCACCCACGATCTGGAGGCGAGGACACAGGAACTGCAGCACAGCCAGGACCTCACCATCTTTGCGCTGGGCTCCATTGCAGAAACGCGCGACAACGAAACCGGCAACCACATTTACCGCACCAGCGCCTATGTCGAAGTAATGGCGCGGAGGCTCGCGGCTCGATCATCCTGGCAGGATGCCATGGCGGCAAGCGAATGGGAGATGATCTGGAAATCGGCGCCACTCCACGACATCGGCAAGGTCGGCATCCCCGACCATATCCTGATGAAGCCCGGCAAGCTCACCGCCGAGGAATTCGAGGTGATGAAGCGCCATCCGGTGCTCGGCCGCGATGCAATCCGCTCCGCGGAAATCCGCGTCAAGTCGGACGGTTCATTCCTGCGCGTCGCCTCGGAGATTGCCTACGGCCACCACGAACGCTGGGACGGCAAGGGTTACCCGCAAGGCATCGGCGGCGATGAAATTCCGCTGTCGGCAAGGCTGATGGCACTGGCCGACGTCTACGATGCCCTGATCAGCAAGCGCATCTACAAGCCGGCCATGCCCCATGCCAAGGCGGTCGAAGTGATCCGCGAGGGACGTGGCAGCCACTTCGATCCCGAGGTTCTGGACGCATTCCTCGAACTGGCGGGCGAGTTCGATGCCATCGCCGTCCGCTTCAGTGACAACGCTTCCGAAGGAGATTGA
- a CDS encoding PAS domain S-box protein, whose amino-acid sequence MDRNDTSQLIRTLSRRQWIVSLAVVALALGSLFLGWNGITDDQQTAEIINLAGRQRMLSQRMAMYLVLDQREADPERKREYRDQARSAANDFDQAHARLVATARTFGAGSSIHSMYFGPTGSLDAESRRYLSLVLTDIEASALGTPAASRKTATIVATAGDTLIRELHQVTALYQQDAEHKVMLLLRLLQISTLLIVGLVALGMFRVFRPVIRRLADDVVARDQAQRELKDSEERFKAFSESSSDWFWETDAQDRFRWIENGKNDRTPLPAEAVLGKARKDLRPEVEMASVEKWRNYQASIDARRPFRDFEYQIGTDGQTLKWISVSGQPYFDGNGNFLGYRGTARLIQTQKDIEASNLRLRAAIEQSPVSIVITNREGLIEYVNPRFTRVTGYSAEEALGRNPRILQSGETPLSTYQELWQTLLDGREWRGVVRNRRKNGELFWEEASISPIFDDKGEITHFLAVKEDITERKQIEDELEQHRAHLEDLVEQRTADLSAALEAAKVADQAKDAFLANVSHELRTPLNAVIGLSELARRISTDPRQQNYLDKVTGAGKTLASIINDLLDLSKISAGHMEFEVIAFSLRDLLERCNSVMTHRATEKGLELVVRIDDAVPDVLRGDPLRIEQILINLLSNAIKFTPAGRVELRIGLHARSEARVCLNIEVEDTGIGLSEQSIARLFRPFAQADASMNRKFGGTGLGLALCKRLAEMMNGEIGATSREGAGATFEVKIWLAPGDAADISDVRQAPGMAALPTSYRKAQVLVVDDQPLNREIVEALLAEVDIIPRMAANGREALNILKASGPQAFDLVLMDIQMPVMDGLAATRDIRTWAGFGELPIVAMTAHTMEHEKEISIAAGMNDHIGKPFETKHFFQLLARWIPVAKHQVPIDSPAVIPASREVGLAALHSIDTQAGLARFVGNETRYRHWLMEFLTEAPGYEARIRQALDAGNQETARQHAHAIKGRVGMLGMTGLHPIATALEAALMQGAPTDDLLRQLQAMVELLCAEIRSAFGNSEPAAAPLPGLDRSPAGPVPESIAQLIVMIKCADGDSAEAIERSLSELKGTDWAPRLQQALACVRNFDFDAAGKLLDSRDAKNRI is encoded by the coding sequence ATGGACCGTAACGACACCAGCCAATTGATTCGCACACTTTCCCGACGCCAATGGATCGTGTCGCTTGCGGTAGTGGCCCTCGCCCTGGGCTCGCTGTTTCTCGGCTGGAATGGCATCACCGATGACCAGCAGACCGCCGAAATCATTAATCTGGCGGGACGACAGCGCATGCTGTCGCAGCGCATGGCGATGTACCTCGTCCTCGACCAGCGCGAAGCGGATCCGGAAAGAAAGCGCGAATACCGCGATCAGGCACGCTCGGCGGCGAACGACTTCGATCAGGCTCATGCCCGGCTGGTTGCCACTGCCAGAACATTCGGTGCCGGCTCATCCATCCATTCAATGTATTTCGGTCCGACCGGAAGCCTCGATGCGGAATCCCGTCGTTACCTGTCCCTGGTACTCACAGATATCGAGGCCTCGGCTCTGGGTACGCCCGCCGCAAGCCGGAAGACCGCCACGATTGTTGCCACGGCCGGCGACACCCTGATCAGGGAACTGCACCAGGTCACTGCGCTATATCAGCAGGATGCCGAGCATAAAGTCATGCTGTTGCTGCGGTTGCTGCAGATTTCAACGCTGCTCATCGTCGGCCTGGTGGCACTTGGCATGTTCAGGGTGTTTCGTCCCGTCATCCGGCGCCTGGCCGACGATGTCGTCGCCCGCGACCAGGCACAGCGCGAGCTCAAGGATAGCGAGGAGCGCTTCAAGGCGTTTTCGGAATCCTCCTCCGACTGGTTCTGGGAAACGGACGCCCAGGACCGCTTCCGCTGGATCGAAAACGGCAAGAATGACCGCACCCCGTTGCCGGCTGAAGCGGTACTGGGCAAAGCGAGAAAGGATCTGCGCCCCGAGGTCGAGATGGCATCGGTTGAAAAATGGCGGAACTACCAGGCGAGCATCGACGCGCGCCGCCCGTTCCGCGACTTCGAATATCAGATTGGTACGGATGGGCAGACCCTGAAATGGATCTCGGTCAGCGGGCAGCCCTATTTCGACGGCAACGGCAACTTTCTGGGCTATCGCGGAACCGCCCGCCTGATACAGACGCAAAAGGATATCGAGGCTTCGAATCTGAGACTGCGGGCTGCGATCGAGCAAAGTCCGGTATCCATCGTCATCACCAATCGCGAAGGACTGATCGAGTACGTCAATCCGCGCTTTACCAGGGTTACGGGATATTCCGCCGAGGAAGCCCTCGGCCGGAATCCGCGCATTCTCCAGTCCGGGGAAACGCCACTCTCGACCTACCAGGAACTTTGGCAAACCCTTCTCGACGGCCGGGAATGGCGCGGCGTGGTGCGCAACCGGCGCAAGAATGGCGAGCTATTCTGGGAAGAAGCCTCCATCTCGCCGATTTTCGACGACAAGGGCGAGATCACGCATTTTCTTGCGGTCAAGGAAGACATCACGGAGCGCAAGCAGATCGAAGATGAACTGGAACAGCACCGGGCTCATCTGGAAGACCTGGTGGAGCAGCGCACCGCCGACCTGAGCGCCGCGCTGGAAGCCGCCAAGGTTGCCGATCAGGCCAAGGACGCCTTCCTTGCCAATGTCAGCCACGAACTGCGCACGCCACTCAATGCCGTGATCGGCCTGTCGGAACTGGCACGGCGGATCAGCACCGATCCCCGGCAGCAGAACTACCTCGACAAGGTCACCGGCGCCGGCAAGACGCTGGCCAGCATCATCAACGACCTGCTCGACCTGTCAAAGATTTCCGCAGGTCACATGGAGTTCGAGGTCATCGCCTTCAGCCTGCGTGACTTGCTGGAACGCTGCAATTCGGTCATGACCCACCGCGCGACGGAAAAAGGCCTGGAACTGGTCGTGCGGATCGACGATGCGGTGCCCGATGTGCTGCGCGGCGATCCCTTGCGGATCGAGCAGATACTGATCAACCTGCTCTCCAATGCCATCAAGTTCACCCCCGCCGGCCGGGTGGAATTGCGCATCGGACTCCATGCCCGCAGCGAGGCGCGGGTTTGCCTGAACATCGAGGTCGAGGACACCGGCATCGGCTTGTCCGAGCAAAGCATTGCGCGGCTGTTCCGGCCTTTCGCCCAGGCCGACGCGTCGATGAACCGCAAGTTCGGCGGCACCGGTCTCGGCCTTGCGCTGTGCAAACGCCTGGCGGAAATGATGAATGGCGAGATCGGCGCCACCAGCCGCGAAGGCGCCGGCGCCACCTTCGAGGTCAAAATCTGGCTCGCGCCGGGCGATGCCGCCGATATTTCGGATGTCCGGCAAGCTCCCGGCATGGCCGCGCTGCCGACGAGTTACCGGAAAGCCCAGGTGCTGGTGGTGGATGACCAGCCGCTCAACCGCGAGATAGTCGAAGCGCTGCTGGCCGAGGTCGACATCATCCCGCGCATGGCGGCCAACGGCCGGGAGGCGCTCAACATCCTCAAGGCATCCGGCCCGCAGGCCTTTGACCTGGTGCTGATGGACATCCAGATGCCGGTCATGGACGGCCTCGCCGCCACCCGCGACATTCGCACCTGGGCCGGATTCGGCGAGCTGCCTATCGTCGCGATGACAGCGCATACCATGGAACATGAAAAGGAAATCAGCATTGCCGCGGGCATGAACGATCACATCGGCAAACCCTTCGAGACCAAACATTTCTTCCAGTTGCTGGCGCGCTGGATTCCCGTGGCCAAGCATCAGGTGCCGATCGACTCGCCAGCCGTCATCCCCGCCTCCAGGGAGGTGGGTCTGGCCGCGCTGCACAGCATCGATACCCAAGCCGGTCTGGCCCGTTTCGTCGGCAACGAAACGCGCTACCGGCACTGGCTGATGGAGTTTCTTACCGAGGCGCCGGGCTATGAGGCCAGGATTCGCCAGGCACTCGACGCCGGCAATCAGGAAACCGCCCGCCAGCATGCCCACGCCATCAAGGGTCGCGTCGGCATGCTGGGCATGACCGGCTTGCATCCGATCGCCACCGCCCTTGAGGCGGCCCTGATGCAGGGTGCGCCAACCGATGACCTGCTCAGGCAGCTGCAAGCCATGGTCGAGCTCCTGTGCGCGGAAATCCGGAGCGCTTTCGGCAACTCCGAACCGGCAGCGGCTCCCTTGCCCGGGCTCGATCGGTCTCCGGCAGGACCCGTGCCGGAATCCATCGCACAGCTCATTGTCATGATAAAGTGCGCCGATGGCGACAGTGCGGAAGCGATCGAACGTTCCCTGTCAGAGCTCAAAGGCACGGATTGGGCACCACGCCTGCAACAGGCACTTGCATGCGTGCGCAACTTCGACTTCGATGCCGCCGGCAAACTGCTCGACTCGCGGGATGCGAAAAACCGGATTTGA
- a CDS encoding sirohydrochlorin chelatase: protein MKGILLFGHGARNPEWAQPFHRIRDAILAREPAALVEPGFLELMRPGFDEAVDCLVRQGATEITVVPIFMAAGSHIRKDLPQMAANAMDRHAGLLIALAAPVGEAEPVLAAMADYAINAAPEI from the coding sequence GTGAAGGGCATACTTCTGTTTGGTCACGGCGCGCGCAATCCCGAATGGGCGCAGCCTTTCCATCGCATCCGCGACGCCATCCTGGCGCGGGAGCCTGCGGCGCTGGTCGAGCCGGGATTCCTGGAACTGATGCGACCCGGCTTCGACGAGGCGGTGGATTGCCTGGTGCGCCAAGGCGCCACCGAAATCACGGTGGTTCCGATTTTCATGGCGGCCGGCAGCCACATCAGGAAGGACCTGCCGCAGATGGCGGCCAACGCGATGGATCGGCATGCCGGGCTGCTGATCGCGCTTGCGGCGCCGGTCGGCGAGGCCGAACCAGTGCTGGCGGCGATGGCCGACTATGCGATCAATGCAGCGCCTGAAATCTAA
- a CDS encoding response regulator, producing MSDAFKVFAIDDDPLILEIMREILEPDCTVETFESVEACQPRLEVEKPGMLLLDVSLPGMDGYAFCRAIKDDESLRDIPVTFVSSNDTIEARIKGYDAGGEDFIVKPFEPEEVLRKIKVAKQIILSKKALEEQAKAANSFSMMMMTSMGESGIVMQFLGKLFSWNTEQEVATGVLELLQSYQLEGVAQTRIGQRTLTLSAAGANMPLEVSVLNHVRDQGRIFEFRNRGVYNTHHITVMVNNMPVHDPDLCGRLRDHLSLVAQGADSRLQAIEAEEANRRNRAGIDEALQSIRESVSAMRQAHGLDRAASSQLLIELEQSMAKAFVHLGLSTDQEHHMEELVHTFMKRMMELQDRGEEIYETLQQLTEKLGQLK from the coding sequence TTGAGTGACGCTTTCAAGGTTTTTGCCATCGACGATGATCCGCTCATCCTTGAAATAATGCGCGAAATCCTGGAGCCCGACTGTACCGTGGAAACCTTCGAAAGCGTCGAAGCATGCCAGCCGCGGCTTGAAGTCGAAAAGCCGGGGATGTTACTGCTCGATGTCAGCCTGCCCGGCATGGATGGCTATGCTTTTTGCCGCGCGATCAAGGATGACGAGTCACTGCGCGACATCCCGGTCACCTTCGTTTCGAGCAACGACACCATCGAGGCCCGGATCAAAGGCTACGACGCCGGCGGCGAGGATTTCATCGTCAAGCCCTTCGAGCCGGAAGAGGTGCTGCGCAAGATCAAGGTGGCGAAGCAGATCATCCTGAGCAAGAAAGCCCTGGAAGAGCAAGCCAAGGCCGCCAACAGCTTTTCGATGATGATGATGACCAGCATGGGCGAGTCCGGCATCGTCATGCAGTTTCTCGGCAAGCTGTTCTCCTGGAACACCGAGCAGGAAGTAGCCACCGGGGTTCTCGAACTGCTGCAAAGCTACCAGCTTGAAGGGGTCGCGCAAACGCGCATCGGCCAGCGCACGCTGACGCTGAGCGCCGCGGGCGCCAATATGCCGCTGGAAGTGTCGGTGCTGAACCATGTGCGTGACCAGGGACGAATTTTCGAGTTCCGCAATCGCGGTGTTTACAACACCCACCACATCACCGTGATGGTCAACAACATGCCGGTGCATGACCCGGACCTGTGCGGCCGGTTGCGCGACCACCTCTCGCTCGTCGCCCAGGGTGCCGATTCGCGCCTGCAGGCCATCGAGGCCGAGGAAGCCAATCGGCGCAACCGCGCGGGCATCGACGAAGCGCTGCAAAGCATCCGCGAGTCAGTCAGCGCCATGCGTCAGGCGCATGGCCTGGACCGGGCCGCCAGTTCGCAGTTGCTGATCGAACTGGAGCAAAGCATGGCCAAGGCCTTCGTCCATCTCGGCCTGAGCACCGATCAGGAACACCACATGGAAGAGCTGGTCCATACCTTCATGAAGCGCATGATGGAGTTGCAGGATCGTGGTGAAGAGATCTATGAAACATTGCAGCAGCTGACCGAAAAACTGGGACAGCTGAAATAG